The Xenopus tropicalis strain Nigerian chromosome 2, UCB_Xtro_10.0, whole genome shotgun sequence genome window below encodes:
- the vps16 gene encoding vacuolar protein sorting-associated protein 16 homolog: MDFYTANWYPMGSVYYRKFDCYRMEWDLRDGFRECLVAAGPYAGTVALMRNYCAKPGRPILEIYSAAGVLLSSIPWKSGQVVHLGWTLTQDLVCIQEDGTVLIYDIFCAFKRHFSLGSEVKQNQVLEAKVFHTEYRTGIAILTGALKFTVASNIDDVKLRRLPEIPALRGPPTCWTVLFNDRVPLVLAAVGPDLYLLDNTSCTAVTLPGMSPLAGSALQMAVSFNYKYLAVFTDTGYIWMGTASLTDKLCEFSSDLRQAPKQMAWCIRPGSRNIALALMWEKLIFLVGRAREGVHFPLDEPSFIVPELDGIRIVSSSTHEFLHEIPKVTEDIFKIASMAPGALLLEAQKEYEKESQKADDYLREIKDQNHLSDAVENCIEAAGYEHAPEMQKSLLRAASFGKCFVEKYSPADFVTMCQDLRILNAIHDYQIGIPLTMTQYKQLTIQVLLDRLVLRRLYPLALKICEYLKFSDFQGVSRILAHWACYKVQQKEKSDDEIAQAINQKLGDTLGISYSEIASRACECGRTELAIKLLEYEPKSEDQVPLLLKMKRSNLALAKAIESGDTDLVYTVVTYMKNEFNRGDFFMTLQNHPVALSLYRQFCKHQEPETLKDLYNQDDNHLELGNFYVRSSYGAEKRVEGRVAELQNAVEEYNKAKSELAARATEDQIKLLRNQRALQDKVDKPYLDFSLHDTVYNLILDGMHKKAEQLYKEFKIPDKRYWWLKISALAEKEDWEELEKFSKSKKSAIGYLPFVEICMKHQNKVEAKKYIARVGIEQRVKAFLLVGDLDQAAESAIEHRNEQEMNMVLSRCASAADNTIVEKINRAKSLILKK; this comes from the coding sequence ATGGATTTCTATACCGCTAACTGGTACCCAATGGGCAGCGTTTATTACCGTAAGTTTGATTGCTACCGCATGGAGTGGGACCTGAGAGACGGCTTCAGGGAGTGCCTTGTGGCCGCCGGGCCCTACGCCGGCACCGTCGCTCTAATGAGGAATTACTGTGCCAAGCCGGGCCGGCCCATTCTGGAGATTTACTCTGCCGCCGGCGTCCTGTTGTCCTCCATCCCGTGGAAGAGCGGCCAGGTGGTGCACTTGGGCTGGACCCTCACCCAGGACCTGGTTTGTATCCAGGAGGATGGGACGGTGCTTATCTACGACATATTCTGCGCATTCAAGCGCCACTTCAGCCTGGGGAGCGAGGTGAAACAGAACCAGGTCCTGGAGGCCAAAGTGTTCCACACCGAGTACAGAACCGGCATCGCCATCTTAACCGGAGCCTTGAAATTCACCGTCGCTTCCAACATCGATGACGTGAAACTGCGCAGGTTGCCGGAAATACCggccctcaggggcccccctaccTGCTGGACTGTACTGTTTAACGACCGAGTGCCTCTAGTCTTGGCTGCCGTTGGGCCAGATCTGTACCTGTTGGACAATACCTCTTGCACCGCCGTTACACTGCCCGGAATGAGCCCCCTGGCCGGGTCAGCTCTGCAAATGGCCGTCTCCTTTAATTACAAGTACCTCGCAGTCTTCACAGACACCGGGTACATCTGGATGGGGACGGCTTCCCTGACGGATAAACTGTGCGAGTTTTCCTCCGATCTACGACAGGCGCCAAAGCAAATGGCTTGGTGTATAAGGCCCGGCAGCCGCAACATTGCGCTCGCACTAATGTGGGAAAAACTCATATTCCTAGTCGGCCGTGCCCGCGAGGGCGTTCACTTCCCGCTGGACGAGCCGTCGTTTATAGTTCCCGAACTTGATGGGATCAGAATCGTATCTTCCTCCACCCACGAGTTTCTCCACGAAATACCGAAAGTGACCgaggacatttttaaaattgcCTCCATGGCGCCCGGAGCTCTTTTGCTCGAAGCCCAAAAGGAATATGAGAAAGAGAGCCAGAAAGCGGACGACTATCTGCGGGAGATTAAGGACCAGAACCACCTGTCGGACGCAGTGGAGAACTGCATAGAAGCCGCGGGCTACGAGCACGCCCCCGAGATGCAGAAGTCTCTCCTCAGAGCAGCTTCATTCGGAAAATGCTTTGTGGAAAAATATTCTCCCGCGGACTTTGTGACTATGTGCCAAGATCTCCGTATCCTCAACGCCATCCATGACTACCAGATCGGTATCCCGCTGACTATGACTCAGTACAAGCAACTCACCATACAGGTTCTGTTGGACAGATTAGTCTTACGGAGACTTTATCCCCTCGCTCTCAAAATTTGTGAATATCTAAAGTTTTCTGATTTCCAGGGTGTCAGTCGGATTTTAGCTCATTGGGCTTGTTACAAGGTGCAACAAAAGGAGAAATCTGATGATGAGATAGCTCAGGCCATTAATCAGAAGCTTGGAGACACCCTCGGAATTTCCTACTCTGAAATTGCCTCCAGGGCCTGTGAGTGTGGTAGGACGGAGTTGGCCATTAAACTCTTAGAGTACGAACCAAAGTCGGAAGATCAAGTTCCATTGCTTTTAAAGATGAAGAGAAGCAACTTAGCCCTGGCCAAAGCCATCGAGAGCGGGGACACGGACCTTGTGTATACTGTGGTTACTTACATGAAAAACGAGTTTAACCGAGGCGACTTCTTTATGACATTGCAGAACCACCCGGTGGCTTTGAGTTTATACAGACAGTTCTGCAAGCACCAAGAACCCGAGACACTGAAGGACCTTTACAATCAGGATGATAATCATCTGGAGCTGGGTAATTTCTATGTTCGATCCAGTTACGGTGCAGAGAAAAGGGTGGAAGGGCGGGTTGCGGAGCTCCAAAACGCTGTAGAGGAGTACAACAAAGCTAAGAGTGAACTGGCGGCCAGGGCCACCGAGGATCAGATCAAGCTGCTGAGGAACCAGCGGGCACTGCAGGATAAGGTGGACAAGCCGTACCTGGACTTCTCGCTGCACGACACCGTTTACAATCTCATACTGGACGGCATGCACAAGAAAGCAGAGCAACTGTACAAAGAATTCAAAATCCCTGACAAAAGGTACTGGTGGCTCAAAATCTCTGCTTTGGCGGAGAAAGAGGACTGGGAGGAGCTTGAGAAGTTCTCGAAAAGTAAGAAATCTGCCATCGGCTACTTGCCCTTTGTGGAGATTTGCATGAAGCATCAGAACAAAGTGGAAGCCAAGAAGTACATCGCCCGCGTGGGTATCGAGCAGCGGGTCAAAGCCTTCCTCTTGGTTGGGGACTTGGATCAGGCTGCCGAAAGCGCCATCGAGCACCGAAATGAACAAGAAATGAATATGGTGCTGTCCCGCTGCGCCTCGGCCGCTGATAACACCATTGTGGAGAAGATCAACCGCGCCAAGTCCCTGATCCTCAAGAAATAA